The Coffea arabica cultivar ET-39 chromosome 10e, Coffea Arabica ET-39 HiFi, whole genome shotgun sequence region AGGACCAAGATTTTCAATTTTCTAATAGATGTCTTACTATAATGTGGAATTCGGCAATATTTCAATAAGGGTTCATAGTGCCATATTCATCAAAACTTTACAGAATGCCAGTCAAAACTTTTCGTATCAATATTTCACATTTGTAAATATGGATGCTTGCCCCGTGCTAATTTGACTGGTTTCGTAATCTGGTAGTTATCAGTAGGTTCCGTGATTGATTCTATGAGTTACACAAGTTCACTGTGTATTCTTGAAGTAAGACTCTACATAATTTTAAGGGATTAACCTGATCGAAAATCTGAAATACCTCTAAATGAAAAACAAATGTGGATGCTATTTTTTAAGCCAGTCATTCCTCGCATCTCATTGCTTTAACACCACagaatatttattttttggcaCTTGAAAGATTGCTTTCCAATAGTTTCGGAGCAATTCAAGTAACTCATTCATTCTTTAGTTTCCTACAATTTTCAGTTAAATCATAAATGTTACCATACATTGGCCAATTTTTATGAAGATAAAGGAACTAAATTGAGAAGTAATGTAGATAGCCTGTCACCTTCATGAAGATAAGGAACTTAATCAAGAATCTCTCTCATCCAATAGGGTCCAAGGATATTGGAATTCTCACAATACGTTTTGGGTCCCAATACTTCCAAATGGGCTGGATGTTATACAGTCACACCAAGCAAAGTGTCCAATTTTAacaattgagatttaacatgtcgcaaaaccaacaaaattatttttgcaacaaGTTTAATTGTTCCAGGAGTCTTTAAATGCATGTAAAGCCTCAAGAAAAGATCGAATGCTCTaaatttacttctttttttttttttaccttaaaaATGATCAACAGTGATTTCCCACTTATCCCTTGATGACTCTAACCAGTGATCAATCGGTTGTTTTGTTATATCTTCGGCTAAGAAAATCCATCAATTATGACATAGATTATAAGACACCAACATAATGATAGAATTATTACACAAATAATTGCGCGTAAGACAGAGACCAATTCCACCACAAATGTACTAGGTCAGTTGCGCCAATAAAGTCAGGAGAAAATCCCGAAGATAAATTAacattacctttttttttttagagagaAAACAAACATAATTTTTTCTTGTAAAAGTAGAAAACTGGATGTAAACTagcaagaaaattgaaggaaCCCTTATCATTATTCAAAATAGATGGTGGTGATGGTGGTGCTTTCCCTcggctttttcttcttcttttttggcaTTATTTTTCTCATGATGCTCATGGAATGCCAATCCGCCAGCTCCAACTGCAGCTGCTGCACCAATCTCTTCTTCTAACTTGTGCCTGTGGGCATTCTGCGGATCCTTCTTGGCCTCGTGCTTCTCATGCTGACCATCATTCCATGCAAATTCATACCATAGATCAGCTAACAAAGTTCAGAAATTATTTTGGCTCAGACCATATTAATTAATGTCTACAAGTTTTAGTATAGTACTTGGGCTTGGTTTGCTCAGGAATCACTTCTAGTTTTCAATCTTTCGATATCTTAGAAATAGCGGATGATGTAACACCTTTTAGCCACTTGCAGATCTAGTCCATTTTGAACCCACTATCATATGGGTTTTAAGAAAACTGGATTTTGACGTTCTCCAAAATAAAATGCAACCTCTCCTCCTAACAGTAGAGTATACAAATGAATGTCCGCTACTGTCTAACCCATCATCAATCTTGATTTTAGGGGAGACGTCTAACAATAGTTGTACCAAAAATTGATGCATAAATCTTCACCTTCTGTGAATGAAAAGCATgattaatcctttttttttttggtgtttttttttcgggggggggggggggggggggtgggggttaAGAACACCAGCAAGGTTAAGTATTTGATTGATTAATCTATGGGAAAATAAACCAGCATAAATCAAGAACATTAGAATTTTACCAAAGCGTAGGCACCAGCTGCAGCAGCTGCAAGCTCATCGAGCTCCTCAAGATGCTTGTGGTGTTTCCTTTCTTCCTCGTTGTGGTGGCCGAAGAGATGGTGGTGCTGAGTCTGATCAGCCATTGTGGTTGTCAATTTGTAATGGTTAAGAATGAAAATttgatataaatatatatatatatatatatatatattgagtaTTGAGTGCTAGGAATTTCATGACATTGCTATTTATAGGTGATCCTTTCCCAATCAGTTGGGATAAATCCTAATAGTGGGAGACGGAAGGGGCGCAAGAAATGGCCATACCTCAACGTTCTattagttttcttttattcGATGAAAGTAgacaagtttttaaaaaaaaaagaaaaaagaaaaatgaacctCAAGTTGCATTTACATTTATgctagaaaaaaatgaaagttttgaCTTAATTAGTGTTCAATGTTTAAGTATAATAGACATTCATTATTCAATCTGCTGGAGTTGTATGTTAACTAAGAACATTGTTTAGTTGGTCCTCCTGTATCATGAACAATTCTAAATTGATCATATCTGTAACCTTATTAAGTTTAAGATAAGTGTGTATTGGTTTGAGTCAATGCTAATTTAGGACATTTACTTCCACCTTTAATTGTGATGATTTAACTGTACATCATTGCATTTGCAGAAATTGTGGAGTCAATGCTAATTTAGGACATTTACTTCCACCTTTAATTGTGATGATTTAACTGTACATCTTTGCATTTGCAGGAATTATGGAGTCGAATTTAATTTGAGCTTTTCtctatttaaatttaataaggAAATGCAATCCAGATGTTTAACATCTTttattgatttctttttttctcattAAACATGCCACTCGATCTGATAATCAACACCATAACAAATTTCATTTCGAGTAACGTCACAAATTGTTGGGAAAAACAAATTTCTATGCGGATCATCAGATAGAGCCCAAAAGAATACTCATCCTCCTTTGAGCATATTCCAAACTGATATCTAATTTTTATACTGCAATCAAACATTTCATTAATAACAACagcacttcacacaaactctaATCAAGTCAGCAGCGCCAACAAAATCAGGCGCATCTCTCAAATGAAAaacaacactttttttttttttgctgagtAACAGATTATTAAACATGATTATTGGTTGTAAGAGCTCAATACTGGAAATAGACAAAGGGAACAATATTAAAAAGACCACCCAAGGATTAATGAAAATCAGAGTGGTTAAACTAAAATAGGTGGTGGTGGTGCTTTCCCTCagcctttttctcttctttcttggcATCCTTCTTCGCGTGATGCTCATGGAACGCAAATCCACCAGCACCCACTGCAGCTGCTGCAGCAATCTCTTCTTCTATCTTGTGCTTGTGGGCATGATCCGGATCTTTCTTGGACTTGTGCTTCTCATGCTGGATTAtggaaatttcgaaaaaaaaaaaacaaacaagaaattaGTGAAGCCAAAAACCATGTCCTACTGAGtttagagattttttttttcatttttggtaTTAGTAATAAGAGTTTATGATACAGTCAATTGACTGCAAAATTTTTAGTACAATTAGAACATAGAATTCAACACAACACTATAATTAGACCATACCATACGATTTTATCCCTCCTAGagattctttaattttttttttcgaaagaGAATTTTCTGATTTACTGAACGACCCTTTTGATATTGGACGTATATAATCTTTGATTGTCTGATCAAAcgaaataataacaaaaatgttTAGTCTTTATggactaataaaaaaaaaatctgagttTGTGGCCTCTTATGGACAAGCATGCCTTCGTGGCTTATCATGAAAACTGAGTTATATAAGCAAAAGGATCAAAAAATGGGAAATATACCAAGGCATAGGCGCCAGCAGCGACAGCACCAAGTTCACCAAGTTGCTCAAGGTGCTTGTggtgctttctttctttctcataATCATGTGCTGGCTCTCCACCGTAGCCTCCAGAGTAGGTGGTGTCGGAGTAGGCAACGGCTTCGACAGGCTTCTCCTCCTTGTGGTGGTGgaagaggtggtggtggtgcttCTCTTCAGCCATGATACTCTTAGTGGTGTAAAACTGATAATAGGACAACTTAGGGCAAAAAACCTCGGCGGCCATTAAACTATTGTCGGGATCATGTTTTGGTCATCGAACTATTTTTTGTTAATAATTGAccactaaacaacttaatcagTAGACCTGTGGCCATTTCGTCGGTAATGGCtcttaatttctgaaattagCATGACACGTGGCAAAGCACAGGGCAAATTTGTTCAACAAATTCAGTAGTATTTCCAGCTTCTTTGCACATTTGCTTGGATGACGATTTCTTTTCACGCTTGGATAATGGAATTAAGAAATCTAGCAGATCTCAAGACTCTCAACGAACAATATTCGAAGTTCCATTTTTTGGAGATCGTTGTTGGATAAATAGCTACAACAATGTTAACACTATCTGCTTGAGTCGTGCGTAGCActgtcctaagaaactatttcatGAAATTGAAATGTTTCCCCAGGATTAAACAAGTCTTCTTCTAGTTGTTGCTAACAAGAAAGACAAGATTTCTTCTTGTTGCAAACTAGAAGGACCAGAACTAGCAAATTAAAACcagcagatatatatatataaaagacaAGAAGATGAGAACAAAATTATCAATAGGATATCaactaacaaaaaataaaagagagaaagagagagagagagcagctATCAAAAGATATCAACTGAAGCTGCTGGGGTGATTTTCTGAGGAGGGAATGGATCCTATTTATAGATTTTAGAGTGAGGTGCAACCCTTCCCActtccgatgtgggacaaaaGACTGCAACTCTTCTCACTTCTCAATGTGGGACAAAGAAAATAATACTTCTCATTTttcgatgtgggacaaagaatattttgaaatactaTATATTTTACAACAATCTCCCTcctatttcaaaaaattctttggataaaggaagaattttaaaagTACTCTGCTGAATTTGGTTGAAATGTAATTAGATTGGtgtcttttggactatgaactAAACATAGATTGATAAAACATGATCTACAGAATTATTGGTGAAATATAAATTTCTATGAACCAATAACTCTTGATGTATGACAGAGATTTTATCAATCACATTACAACCCATAATTTGCTGTTAACGCGATTTTGCGCTTTTTGGCCATGCGCCTGCCTGGTTATTCATGAGAGCTCTAAAGATTTGACCAATGGATCTTATAGGAGCGGCCCCACTCCACTCTCATATAGGTGAATTCATCAAGTGTGTATTGCTTTAACTACACCTCCCTAATGGGATATGAATTCATTAAGAGTTTTAACTCATCCTCACAATTACTCAAAGTACTTCTCTCTGGAGGGACTTAAATTGAAGTGCTTTACCATCAATATTGACTTGTTATTACCCATATGAACCTATTTCATGGGATCACCAATCACATAGGTTGGGTTACTGTCTctattgacaacttgttggtCGAAGTCCCATTTCTTTTGTAGTTTGAAGAATCAATTTTCTTCCTACGGGTTTAGTCAGAGGATCGGCCAAATTCAACTCTGACTTTACATAATCAATGGAAATAATTCCATCTCTAAGCAGCTGCTTTACGACATCATGTCTCAATCTCATGTGTTGACTTTTACAATTATACGATTTATTTTTAGTTATGGCAATCGCTGCTTGACAGTCACAATGTATGGACATAGGAGGCAACAAATCCTTAGTTGAAGGAATATTAGCTAAGAAATTTCTCAACCACTCGGCCTCAGTCCCTGTCAGTTCCAGAGCTACAAACTCTGACTCCATTGTTGATCTAGCAATGATTGTCTGTCTAGCATATTTCCATACTATTGCACCACCACCAAGGGTGAACACATAACCACTAGTGGATTTCGTATCATTTGAATCAGAGATCCAATTAGCATCACTGTAACCCTCTAATACAGTGGGAAATCCACTATACAGGATACCAAAATTCATGGTacctctcaaatatttcattagtcTGACTAATGCAAACCAATGCTCACGGTTGGGATTATGGGTATATCTACTCAGTCGACATACAGCATAAGCTATACCAGGTCTAGTGAAATTCATCAGATGCATCAGACTCCCAATAATCTGAGCATATTTAGACTGAACAATTGGGtcaccattatttttctttaattgagtgTTAGCATCATAAGGAGTACTCACAGGTGTCACATCATAATTTTCGAACTTCCTAAGAAGTCTCTCTGTATAATGTTCTTGTGACAACATTATACCATCACCTTTCCTTATGATTTTAACACCCAATATTATTTTGGATTCACCCAAatctttcatatcaaaattagaagACAAAAAATATTTAGTACTATTTACAATATCTAGACTAGTACCAAATATaagcatgtcatccacataTAAACTGATTATCACATATTGATCATTTATAATTTTGAAATATACACATTTATCCACTTCTACAGACGAGAATCCATCTTTTATCAagacttgatcaaatttctcatgccactgtttaggagcttgttttagaccataaagagatttaattagtttgcaaaccttattttcttgtccaGATACAATACATCCCTCAGGTTGAAACatataaatttcttcttctaaatcaccatttaaaaaggctgttttgacatccatttgatgaataaCAAGTTTATGGATAGAagctaaagcaaataaaactcgAATAGACGCAATTCTAGTTACTGGTGCAAATgtatcaaaataatcaatattttgtttttgagaaaatccttttgcTACTAAACGAGCTTTGTACTTTTCTATAGAGCCATCagagttatattttcttttaaaaatccaTTTGCAACCAATAGGTTTTGCACCAGGAGGTAAGTCTACCAAAATCCAAGTTTTATTTGACAAGATAGAATCAATTTCAGAtttaattgcttctttccaaaatttacactCAGGAGAAGAAATAGCATCGGAGTATGTTAAAGGATCATTATCAACAAGAAAGGtttgaaaatcttttccaaatgaaaattcttttcttggccttttgCTCCTTCTTAATTCCTCAATTGGAATAATTTCCTTATTTATTTCAACAGGTGTATGAGAAATTTTACTAGACAGtggaaaaatatgttcaaaaaaTTCAGCATTCTTTGTCTCAATAATTGTATTACAATCAAGTATATCACTTCTTAACACAAGAAATCTATATGCAGCACTATGTTCAGCATATCCAATAAACATACAATCAGAAGTTTTAGaacctattttccttttcttaggttCAGGCAACAAGATTTTAGCAAGACACCCCCAaacttttaaatatttcaaatttggtttATAATTTTTCCATAACTCATAAGGTGTTTTGCCAGTCTTTTTATGTGGGATTCTATTTTGTAAGTGACATGCAGATAATATAGCTTCTCCCCATAAATTATCTGGAGCATGAGAACTAATTAACATAGAgttcatcatttcttttaacgttctatttttcctttcagctACTCCATTAGATTCTGGTGAATAAGGTGGAGTTATTTCATGTATTATGCCTTCCTGTTCACAAAGGTTATCTAAAGTTAAATATTCTCCACCCCTATCTGATCTAAttctttttatccttttattaAGTTGATTTTCTACTTCAGACTTATAGGATAAAAAGGCATTATAAGtatcatccttatttctaagTAAATAAACTTTGGTATATCTAGAATAGTCATCTATAAAGGTGACATAATACCTTTTCCCACCTCTAGTCATTGTTTGTTTTAAATCACCTAAATCAGtatgaattaaatttaataaCTCAGTTTCTCTATGGACAGTTATAcaacttttctttgttattttagcTTCTGCACATATTTCACATTTGTCCATATTATCATTAATACCAGAAATTAGGCCACatgattgcattttctttatataaCCAATATTAACATGTCCTAATCTAGCATGCCATAAAGAAATGGAATCAACAATATAAGCAGAAGAAGATGCATTTTCATTGATCACATTGGAAATATTAAGTACAAAAAGTCCCTGATTACAATAGCCTTTCCCAACAAACACATTAtttcttgtcattataatcttATCAGATTCGAATGACACTTTCATCCCAACTTTTCCAAGCAAAGCCACAGAAACAAGATTTGCCCGAATATTTGGAACATGCAGCACATCATTAAGAGCCAAAGTATTTCCTGAAGTGAGTTTCAATAGTACTTTGCCCTTACCCAAAACTTTAGCAGTTCGTGAGTCTGCAAGGTAGACTAATTTTTCATCATCCCCTATTGAAGTATAGGAGGAAAACGCTTCTCGATTTGCACATATGTGCCGAGTAGCCCCAGAGTCTACCACCCATTCTTTAACATTAGCTGCAATGTTCACTTGAGAGATGACTGCAGCAATTATTTCATCTCCTTTGGTTAAATTAACCTTAGGAGGATTACCATTTGCTTTGTCACCTTTATTGTATCTATACAAGGCAGCATAATGTTctgattttctacaataatggcatttgcctttctttttcttaaagttGGGAATATTAGGCTTGTAATTGGGATTTTTTGGTATATTATACTGGGACTTATTGGCTTGCACATAGCTACAATACAcatcaaataattcatttaaaaGTGTTTGTAAAATAGTATTTCGACATACCTTATTGGCATATTTCCACGACTCTTGTAGCTTGACATCTATGGTAGCAGCAGGTTGAGATTCCGTCAGTGCATAGGCCACTCCATGTATGTCGAGTAGAGAGTAGACACGTTCTTGCCACCTTTTGAAGTTTTCGTCAACAAAAACCTCAATTCTGGAGACGCCAGGAAATGGCTTCGCAAAAGGTAGTGTCACTGCAACAGTTGCTGATGAAAACTGTGGGGTGCTAACATTGTCAGATGCCGtaatttcttagattgttgGATAAATAGCTACAACAATGTTAACACTATCTGCTTGAGTCGTGCGTAGCActgtcctaagaaactatttcatGAAATTGAAATGTTTCCCCAGGATTAAACAAGTTTTCTTCTAATTGTTGCTAACAAGAAAGACAAGATTTCTTCTTGTTGCAAACTAGAAGGACCAGAACTAGCAAATTAAAACCagcagatatatatataaaagacaAGAAGATGAGAACAGAATTATCAATAGGATATCaactaacaaaaaataaaagagagaaagagagagagagagcagctATCAAAAGATATCAACTGAAGCTGCTGGGGTGATTTTCTGAGGAGGGAATGGATCCTATTTATAGATTTTAGAGTGAGGTGCAACCCTTCCCActtccgatgtgggacaaaaGACTGCAACTCTTCTCACTTCTCAATGTGGGACAAAGAAAATAATACTTCTCATTTttcgatgtgggacaaagaatattttgaaatactaTATATTTTACAACACGTGCCAGGCAAAACGCCTGTGCTTAATGCAAATACATAGCCAGTATCAGTTGAAATTTACTGGAGCTATTAGTAGGTGTGTGTGTTCTTCACACTAGTCGGGGAGGAGAAAGGAGAAGGGGAAAAGGTAGACAGCCTTGGACTACTTGGTGCTGGGTCCGGCATCCCCTTCCCCGGCTTCTCTGTCAAATCTTCCCAAGCCGTATGTATCTTCCACACCACTTGTAACTCTCTTTCTGCGCTCCGCAATCATTTCCAGATATGCCTGCAAAGAAAATTGTAAGATTTTTTAAGTCTTTGCTGTATATCAACTTCTTCATTGCTGAAAGGGCAAAACTAGATCAATGTCAGGCTCGGGCTTGGGCTCTTGGATGGTTAATTTGCCAGTGTTGTTGTGCTTATGATGCTGCCGCGTCCCGCACCAAACTGTGTCCAGTATAATGCGGCGGAATGAGGCTGACCAAATCTTAAACTGAACGCCCTCCGCCAGGAGTCGGGTGGTCTAGCACCATGGATCCGCGGTTGTTCCCGTGCACCTTCCCCATTAATTACTAGCAGTATCCGCTATCTTTACTTGAGAATTGAAATTAATTTGATTTCACCAGAGATGGATGTTGGAATTAGAAATTTGACAGAGTGTTTTTGGTCAAGATCCATATTAAGATCCAAAATCGTGACAGTAAATTGTTGGACAAATTTGCCCTGTGCTTTGCCACGTGTCATGctaatttcagaaattaagaGCCATTACCGACGAAATGGCCACAGGTTTACTGATTAAATTGTTTAGTGGtcaattattgacaaaaaatagttcgatggccaaaacatgatccTGACAATAGTTTAATGGCCGCTGAGATTTTTTGCCCAACAACTTATGAAAAATATCTGATCTGAGTGGTGATTGTTTGTTTGTTGGATTGTGGAGAggaggctatttatagcctatAGGCGCTGATTTAGTAGTAATCGGCTAGAAATCTTAGTTATTGGATAGTGTTAGGAGCGTGATTAAACGGgcgttgaaaaaaaaattttgatagaaaGAGGAGGTTTAAATTCATTTCCACAAATTTTCAATGCGTTGAATTAGGTGAATTTGGATTTTAactctgtcttttttttttaattttggggtAACATATCAATGAGGGATATCAGAACTGTTTAATTTTTTGGCACCATTAAGGAGgaaatatatatatggaaggGTAATTAGTCGCGTTATCAAACACAATTTTGCTGATTGACAAGGGGTAGTGGGAAATTAAAACTCTATTAAGATCATGATTAAGCAGTTGAAACTTATCTCAGTGATCAATAATCAATACTTCTTGGTCAAGATAACAACTAGTGATCTTCAGCCAAAGAgatattttctagatatttACCAAAAAAAGAAGTACTATTAAATAATTTGGTTCTCCAATAACCAAGAAGTTTGGTATGGTTGGGTTGAAGTATTAAGCTCAATCACTAATTATAAATTCATAGTTTGAAGTTTCTTCTCCTTTCATCCAATTCATTGACATAGACCCCATCCCCAAACAAACTATACAGGATGCAACTTGGGTTTTTTTACTTTACAGATGTAACTCATAGCCATATGCACCTTCAAgtctctcctctctctcaccAATTGTGCTGTAACGCCTGTTTGGAAGGGTCAATTCTACCAAGTCACAGGTATGGCCTCCACCATATGGATATGATGTTGTTTGCCACCCTTTGTTCCCAATTTGAAGCAAAGTTGGAAGATGGATGCATGAATGATTCAAATGCATTGACTATCCATCATCTGACATGACAATTTACTGCTTCATTTTGGCAGATACATTGAGCGGAGCCTAAGCATTTCTTTAATTTCATTTGCTAAGGTGGTTTAGTTTCCAAAACTGTAATTGCATGGTAGAAATGATGTTGTTTGCCTCCCTTTGTTTGCACTTATAAGCAAGGTTGGGACTTGGGAGATGTATGATTGAATGTTTCAATGCATTGACTCCCTATTTTTAAGTGACAATTATTGCTTCATTTGGCAGATACATTGAGCCTAAgcatttctttattttcattttctaaggtGGTTTCAATAACTAaattcatttgatcattttCCTTTTGGGTTTTTTTTCTCTGGATCAGATTTCAATTGGCCGGTGAGGAGTTCACATCCTTGAATGTTGTTATCTGGGGAGGTTTAGATTCAGGTTTTCCATTTGTATATTTCCTTTCTTTGTTGTTAAGGAAACGTGGTCGGTGAGACGTGCCAACTAAATTTCCATTTGGGGACCAAGTTAATTTACTCGCTCAAGAAGAGTACATTATCGTGATAAAGATAGGCAACATCTGTGGGAGAAGAAATTCTGCCCCAAGAATGGAAAAAGAAGGTTGATTTGTCCATCCATCTAATATTCACACTTGGAAAATGAAATCACAGATTTCATGACTCTTTGAATAGTTGCAACAAAATGGAGACTTCAAAAATCTTATAATGTGGAGTTAATATCATACTaccaaaaagaaagggaaaaagaaaaggtaaaattcatcaccgTCAAACTTAATGCTTACTTCACCTTCATAAAGTCATTGTGGCTCTCTACAACAACAAATTGACAAACTCTTTTAAATGGGTACTAAAACCATTAGGGTTCGTTTAATAGTCAAAAAAAGGCTCTTAACGTCCTTTCAATTATGAGGTTCAGATTTCGAATTCTGAATCTCTTGGTACGAAGGAGAAAAGGGTAAGTATGACTGCGAGAAAAAGGTATGAACAAGAATGAAAGaatgtaaaataaataaataaataaaaatttgtcaaaaaaggCTCTTAGCGTCCTTTCAATTATAAGATTCAGATTTTGAATTCTGAATCTGACAATATAAAGGCAAAAAGGGTGTAATATGAAggcaagaaaaaataaacaaataaaagtaATGGCGAGCAGATATTACATTGTTTGCAATATATTGTTTGAGGTTATTTGACCTTGACACTTAGGTGTCAGGTAGCAGGCTTTATCCAATCTCTTGAGGCCCAAGAACAGCACCCACATTTGAAATTGGAGCCTTATTTGGCCCAAAAGTTCACTCTTATTCAATTCAGTAGACCAAAATTAACTCATGAAATGCTTATTTCTAGGACTGTGGCCCAAAAAATAGCAAATGGAAAGAGGACGAAATATTGGGCTCCTGCTTGGCTGCATGCATTACGAGTGATGAATTGAGCTTTCTGATCACCCTCTGTGAGAATTCAATCCTGGAAAGATACACTCAACTATACGGTATATACGAGTGATGAATTGAGCTTTTTGATCACCATCTACTTGATGACCTTTTCACATCGCTATTTTTTGATaatattttcatccaaattggtTGAACTAACCAGCCACTATACATACCTTCATAGTATAGAAGATTGACAAACTTCGCCTGTCAACAGGGAATTTAGGCCATAACAGATGTTTGATAAGTATGTTGCATAATGCAGGCAGTGGAGACCAAGCTGAAAGAGACATGCTCTCCCTAGGTTGGTATGCTCCTTTTCTTCATGTCTGGAAACAGTTCTGCTATCCCGGCAAGTAATACGAGTTCCGAGATCAAGGGGAGTTTCCATGAAAATTTCGAAAATAActgaatcaaaccatccaataaCCCAACAATAAATTTCGAAAATAAAATTGATAGATCATTCGGTCAACttcatcatattcacatgacatttattaaaccaaaaaaataaaaattataacataaaatgccattctttgtcttggaatagtagaattttttttttgataaatctttTCATGTACCGTTAGTATATCCGCTTACGAATCTAgatgtgtatcataaatataaaatttgatgtttaaatttaaattaaaatgaaatgctgtacataaaaccgtcagtgtatacaatgataatatagaaaagattaatctttcttttaGGTTCATTAAATGTCacatgaatatcaagttgagttaaccaAATGATCTTCCAATTACacccccaaaatttgtaatcaggttgattggtggtttgattcaaattgaaatttagGTTTAGGGATGtaataatttcagtttttaaatgtcaagaATGAAATTGTTCCATTtcaaaagtgagggacgaaaagaatatttttgtgaaatatgaaggatgaaaccgatcattttccctaaatttaatacatttgagtgtatatcacattagtaataagtgaataacttatcacttaattttgggagcaaattttgcctagaaaattcaatgccacttaattaattcaaatgttcaatttttagttattaaacgcgtctgaacatgttaagatctgaatccattaagtttaa contains the following coding sequences:
- the LOC113711719 gene encoding abscisic stress-ripening protein 2-like encodes the protein MADQTQHHHLFGHHNEEERKHHKHLEELDELAAAAAGAYALHEKHEAKKDPQNAHRHKLEEEIGAAAAVGAGGLAFHEHHEKNNAKKEEEKAEGKHHHHHHLF
- the LOC113711718 gene encoding abscisic stress-ripening protein 1-like: MAEEKHHHHLFHHHKEEKPVEAVAYSDTTYSGGYGGEPAHDYEKERKHHKHLEQLGELGAVAAGAYALHEKHKSKKDPDHAHKHKIEEEIAAAAAVGAGGFAFHEHHAKKDAKKEEKKAEGKHHHHLF